A window of Corallococcus macrosporus DSM 14697 contains these coding sequences:
- a CDS encoding ClpX C4-type zinc finger protein: MAENPRELIRAAQSAETQGDVARAVECLQKAAELYRQSGNPSRALQLLRHAQRLDGSRADIADAVNRLEWMPEPARARHGPELDGEAGVPASGLDAELLPEVVHRQRLIEDALREAALVAGDDTPAGAAPSWVIETEAAEDSQRLEAQLARVAGEVDDGEVPGSQPSASAGGQGDSASAPGWGVVLSGMNVPSAAMAPVASVSAWAPGMNVPSGARPQPESSVVAVPGTDVPSASTPLAERATQGALQDAAGDRELPGAAEFATPRPSPRAGALDDGTPQSADALGAAPPRRRREARLIERGPTRADAALDAWCSFCCRPRTDTGDLVAGPAGAFICKSCLNESQSLLGDVAPKPPPVVSRTERPAEPVMGLVGQQATQALLTQSLEAQARCLLVVGPEGSGKSVWFQQLQREGVGVITAVADLDGSGTSRVLLVEDVERLDAAAHAALRAFLARDHRPAVVLGARGLGSEARGLTLRDEVRSAPVLTTAALSQAVRGAVPTDLLEHVQVLLPLQVPTHAEFMEIARQRLAARAPAVSVAEDVLAALAQEAGRSPRAGHELHALLNRVPTGTWSLAPTEKAASARKARRKRTS; this comes from the coding sequence ATGGCTGAGAACCCTCGCGAGCTGATCCGCGCCGCGCAGTCCGCCGAGACACAGGGGGACGTAGCCCGCGCCGTGGAGTGCCTCCAGAAGGCGGCGGAGCTGTATCGCCAGTCGGGCAACCCGTCCCGCGCGTTGCAGTTGCTGCGGCATGCGCAGCGTCTGGACGGCAGCCGCGCGGACATCGCGGATGCGGTGAACCGGCTGGAGTGGATGCCGGAGCCCGCGCGCGCCCGGCATGGGCCGGAATTGGACGGCGAAGCGGGGGTGCCCGCGTCCGGGCTGGACGCCGAGCTCCTGCCGGAGGTCGTCCACCGCCAGCGGCTCATCGAGGATGCGCTGCGCGAGGCGGCCCTGGTCGCGGGTGACGACACGCCCGCGGGTGCTGCCCCGTCCTGGGTCATCGAGACGGAGGCCGCGGAGGATTCCCAGCGGCTCGAAGCGCAGCTCGCGCGCGTCGCCGGCGAGGTCGATGACGGCGAGGTTCCAGGCTCGCAACCCAGCGCGAGCGCGGGGGGGCAGGGCGACAGTGCGTCCGCGCCGGGCTGGGGCGTGGTGCTGTCCGGAATGAACGTTCCGTCCGCAGCCATGGCGCCGGTGGCGTCCGTCTCTGCATGGGCGCCCGGAATGAACGTTCCGTCCGGCGCCAGGCCTCAGCCGGAGTCCAGCGTCGTCGCAGTGCCCGGAACGGACGTTCCGTCCGCGTCCACGCCCTTGGCGGAGCGCGCCACGCAGGGAGCGCTCCAGGATGCCGCGGGTGACCGGGAGCTGCCGGGCGCCGCGGAGTTCGCGACGCCACGGCCTTCGCCACGGGCGGGGGCCCTGGATGACGGCACGCCGCAGAGCGCCGACGCGCTCGGAGCGGCGCCGCCCAGGCGACGCAGGGAAGCACGGCTCATCGAGCGCGGGCCCACGCGCGCGGACGCGGCGCTCGACGCCTGGTGCTCCTTCTGCTGCCGGCCGCGCACGGACACGGGGGACCTGGTCGCCGGTCCCGCGGGCGCGTTCATCTGCAAGAGCTGCCTCAACGAGTCGCAGTCCCTGCTGGGCGACGTCGCCCCGAAGCCTCCGCCAGTGGTGTCGCGGACGGAGCGGCCCGCGGAGCCCGTCATGGGGCTCGTGGGGCAGCAGGCCACGCAGGCACTGCTGACGCAGTCGCTGGAGGCCCAGGCGCGGTGTCTCCTCGTCGTCGGGCCCGAGGGTAGCGGCAAGAGCGTCTGGTTCCAGCAGCTCCAGCGGGAGGGCGTGGGCGTCATCACCGCCGTCGCGGACCTGGATGGGTCCGGCACCTCACGCGTCCTGCTGGTGGAGGACGTGGAGCGGCTGGACGCCGCGGCGCACGCGGCGCTGCGAGCCTTCCTGGCCCGGGACCATCGGCCTGCGGTCGTGCTGGGCGCGCGAGGTCTGGGCTCGGAGGCCCGTGGCCTCACACTGCGCGACGAAGTGCGGAGCGCTCCAGTGCTCACCACCGCGGCGCTGAGCCAGGCGGTCCGCGGCGCCGTGCCCACGGACCTCCTGGAGCACGTGCAGGTGCTCCTGCCGCTCCAGGTTCCCACCCACGCTGAATTCATGGAGATCGCCCGTCAGCGCCTGGCCGCGCGCGCGCCCGCGGTCTCCGTCGCCGAGGACGTGCTCGCGGCGCTGGCCCAGGAGGCCGGGCGCTCCCCCCGTGCGGGACATGAGCTGCACGCCCTCCTCAACCGGGTGCCCACGGGGACGTGGAGCCTGGCCCCCACCGAGAAGGCCGCGTCCGCGCGGAAGGCCCGAAGGAAGCGAACGTCATGA
- a CDS encoding MBL fold metallo-hydrolase, with protein sequence MRFWGVRGSIPSPGARTQRYGGNTPCVEVRCGEELLIFDLGTGARALGHALLAKKQPVKGSIFISHYHYDHLQGLPFFGPMFLPTSTLTIYGPSRHGQSVKQLLSGQMVPPYFPVTADGVFRARLSYTDLAATQTLELGPATVRTIELNHPGGNLGYRVECQGRSVVYATDLEHGTDMDAAFYDFARDADVLIYDAMYTEDEYHGRTGPARTGWGHSTWQAAVRAADEAGVKKLVLFHHDPSRDDAGMDRLLRQVRKHRPDAIAARESLVLKL encoded by the coding sequence GTGCGCTTCTGGGGCGTGCGCGGCTCCATCCCCTCCCCCGGGGCTCGCACCCAGCGCTACGGGGGCAACACCCCGTGCGTGGAGGTCCGCTGCGGTGAGGAGCTGCTCATCTTCGACCTGGGCACGGGCGCGCGGGCCCTGGGACACGCCCTGCTGGCGAAGAAGCAGCCGGTGAAGGGCTCCATCTTCATCTCGCACTACCACTATGACCATCTGCAGGGGCTGCCCTTCTTCGGCCCCATGTTCCTGCCCACCAGCACGCTGACCATCTACGGGCCGTCACGGCACGGGCAGTCGGTGAAGCAGCTCCTCAGCGGGCAGATGGTGCCGCCGTACTTCCCGGTGACGGCGGACGGCGTGTTCCGGGCGCGGCTCTCGTACACGGACCTGGCCGCCACGCAGACGCTGGAGCTGGGCCCGGCGACGGTGCGCACCATCGAGCTGAACCACCCGGGCGGCAACCTGGGCTACCGCGTGGAGTGCCAGGGCCGCTCGGTGGTGTATGCCACCGACCTGGAGCACGGCACCGACATGGACGCCGCCTTCTACGACTTCGCCCGGGACGCGGACGTCCTCATCTACGACGCCATGTACACCGAGGACGAGTACCACGGGCGCACCGGGCCGGCGCGCACCGGCTGGGGCCACTCCACCTGGCAGGCCGCGGTGCGCGCGGCGGACGAGGCCGGCGTGAAGAAGCTGGTGCTCTTCCACCACGACCCGTCCCGCGACGACGCCGGCATGGACCGGCTGCTGCGTCAGGTGCGCAAGCACCGCCCGGACGCCATCGCCGCCCGGGAGTCGCTGGTCCTCAAGCTGTAG
- the lipB gene encoding lipoyl(octanoyl) transferase LipB, with the protein MNTITVYRLGRVEYEDGLELMRLFSESRREGLSGDVLLLLEHPPILTLGRAAKRENIVASDARLAQEGAEVFETNRGGDVTYHGPGQLVGYPLFLLPEDRRDVRRYVRDVERSVMQVLARWGITAGPIPKWPGVWIGEEGAPDARKVAAIGVHLSRWLTTHGFALNVNTNLDHFQLIVPCGIREAGVTSMQRELGRALPMAEVEDAIADSFCAVFDSERVDAPEPMRTVSIAVVKGHGPEARVLLVRRRPERGGFWQVLTGRLEAGESPARAAARELEEETGLRAPLVDLTYRHAFALGDALPPRLVEEHGFAVQVPPDADVRLGAEHDTFEWVDVPTALERLPFRGLRETVKRAVAGTGPTA; encoded by the coding sequence ATGAACACCATCACCGTCTACCGGCTGGGCCGCGTGGAGTACGAGGACGGGCTCGAGCTGATGCGCCTCTTCAGCGAGTCCCGCCGCGAGGGGCTCTCCGGCGATGTGCTGCTGCTCCTGGAGCACCCGCCCATCCTCACGCTGGGCCGCGCCGCGAAGCGCGAGAACATCGTCGCCAGCGACGCGCGGTTGGCACAGGAGGGCGCCGAGGTCTTCGAGACCAACCGTGGAGGCGACGTCACCTACCACGGCCCCGGTCAGCTCGTGGGCTACCCCCTGTTCCTGCTGCCGGAGGACCGGCGCGACGTGCGCCGCTACGTGCGCGACGTGGAGCGCTCCGTCATGCAGGTGCTGGCCCGGTGGGGCATCACCGCGGGGCCCATCCCCAAGTGGCCCGGCGTCTGGATTGGCGAAGAGGGTGCACCCGACGCGCGCAAGGTGGCCGCCATTGGCGTGCACCTGTCCCGCTGGCTCACCACGCACGGCTTCGCGCTCAACGTGAACACGAACCTGGACCACTTCCAGCTCATCGTCCCCTGTGGCATCCGCGAGGCGGGCGTCACGTCGATGCAGCGCGAGCTGGGCCGCGCGCTCCCCATGGCCGAGGTGGAGGACGCCATCGCCGACAGCTTCTGCGCCGTGTTCGACAGCGAGCGCGTGGATGCGCCGGAGCCCATGCGGACGGTGAGCATCGCCGTGGTGAAGGGCCATGGCCCGGAGGCGCGGGTGCTGCTCGTGCGGCGCCGTCCGGAGCGCGGGGGCTTCTGGCAGGTCCTCACGGGACGGCTCGAAGCGGGGGAGTCGCCCGCGCGGGCCGCCGCGAGGGAGCTGGAGGAGGAGACGGGCCTGCGCGCGCCGCTGGTGGACCTGACCTACCGCCACGCCTTCGCCCTGGGGGACGCGTTGCCCCCCAGGCTGGTGGAGGAGCACGGCTTCGCCGTCCAGGTGCCGCCGGACGCGGACGTGCGCCTGGGCGCCGAGCATGACACCTTCGAATGGGTGGACGTGCCCACGGCCCTGGAGCGGTTGCCCTTCCGGGGCCTGCGGGAGACGGTGAAGCGCGCGGTGGCGGGGACGGGCCCTACAGCTTGA